In Shewanella sp. VB17, a single genomic region encodes these proteins:
- a CDS encoding pseudouridine synthase → MRLDKFICESTSLSRVSAKKALHRGDVTCNGDIIKTSGFKVTDSHTICLDGVLLSVIGPRFIMLNKPIDTICSTIDEIYPSVIGLIDVIRAEDLHIAGRLDADTTGLVLVTTDGQWSHKIMSPKKECAKRYLLETAEMLSSSLIEQFATGLQLNNEDGLTKPATLVLLGAHQARLTITEGKYHQVKRMLAAVGNRVTQLHRESVGEIELDPTLAPGEWRYLTDAEVKSVK, encoded by the coding sequence GTGCGTTTAGATAAATTTATTTGTGAGTCAACATCGCTTTCTCGCGTTTCTGCAAAAAAAGCCTTACACCGCGGTGATGTCACTTGTAATGGCGATATTATTAAAACCTCTGGTTTTAAAGTGACTGATTCACATACTATTTGTTTAGATGGCGTATTACTGTCTGTTATCGGTCCGCGTTTTATCATGCTTAATAAGCCAATTGATACTATTTGTTCGACGATTGACGAAATATACCCTTCTGTTATTGGTTTAATTGATGTTATTCGTGCCGAAGATTTACATATTGCCGGTAGGCTGGATGCTGATACAACAGGTTTAGTGTTGGTCACGACTGATGGTCAGTGGTCACATAAGATAATGTCGCCGAAGAAAGAGTGTGCTAAACGTTATTTACTTGAAACAGCTGAAATGTTAAGTTCTTCGTTAATCGAACAGTTTGCTACTGGCCTTCAATTAAACAATGAAGATGGGTTAACTAAGCCTGCAACTTTAGTCCTGCTTGGTGCTCATCAAGCACGTTTGACAATCACTGAAGGTAAATACCATCAAGTGAAGCGAATGCTTGCTGCTGTGGGGAATAGAGTGACTCAATTGCACCGTGAAAGTGTCGGTGAAATTGAGTTAGATCCTACTCTGGCGCCAGGTGAGTGGCGTTATTTGACTGATGCAGAGGTCAAGTCGGTAAAATAA
- a CDS encoding methyl-accepting chemotaxis protein has product MLIRHKLMFSAAVSIVALVAMFSLQRYSSKVQQELSHAALGVVKLEKEVLALRKDEKDFFSRLELSYLDSHKLNADEMRAEMSLLKSIFNNYDIPIAELDDFGKSLQFYEDAFQSVVMLQQEIGLTPKIGLYGTLRQAVHNVESLVKKYKQPSLMVSMLQLRRNEKDFMLRRSPKYLDSFNGNIELFKQELANSTIEGGAKSQISALITSYQKDFSLLVSKEKELGLTSDEGKMGTLRDAIESADASLATLQEHSFTAITDAEDASITLGFVLFSVIALVLIGFTLFIIRSIIEPVTRLNMAISDIEKNKDLTIRCNDSANDEISQVAKHFNTMLDSFQQLIIEVTESVESMTHSCSELSLNAAKASEGVSQQLNETDMVATAVTEMGATIEEIAKNTELAAKRAGNTHDNAVKGQSGVEQTIEKIQSLAEQLNSSAQVVGELEKDSQTIGSVLDVIRGIAEQTNLLALNAAIEAARAGEQGRGFAVVADEVRSLAMRTQESTEEIASIIETLQSRTASIVNLMISTQKQGGESAEQAASAGSLLQQINLDVTNIMEMSTQIAAAIEEQSLVASEVNKNVVIIRDIAQSSATSADENAQASKEVKTRADTVLSAVSLFKI; this is encoded by the coding sequence ATGCTCATCCGTCATAAACTAATGTTTAGTGCTGCAGTTTCTATTGTTGCACTTGTTGCTATGTTTTCCCTGCAGAGGTATTCGAGTAAGGTTCAACAAGAGTTATCACATGCTGCCCTTGGGGTCGTTAAGTTGGAAAAAGAGGTGCTTGCTCTTCGTAAAGATGAAAAAGACTTTTTCTCACGTCTTGAGTTGAGTTATTTAGATAGTCATAAATTAAACGCAGACGAAATGCGCGCTGAAATGAGTTTATTAAAAAGTATTTTTAATAATTATGATATACCTATTGCAGAACTTGATGATTTCGGAAAGAGCTTACAATTTTATGAAGATGCATTTCAAAGTGTTGTAATGCTTCAACAAGAAATTGGTTTGACACCTAAAATAGGATTGTATGGTACTTTGAGGCAAGCCGTTCATAATGTTGAGAGCTTAGTTAAAAAATACAAACAACCTAGCTTGATGGTAAGCATGCTGCAGTTGAGGCGTAATGAGAAGGATTTTATGTTACGTCGAAGCCCTAAATACCTCGACAGTTTTAATGGCAACATTGAACTATTTAAACAAGAGTTAGCAAACTCAACTATTGAGGGCGGGGCTAAAAGCCAAATATCAGCACTGATCACCAGCTATCAAAAAGATTTTTCTCTTCTTGTATCTAAAGAAAAGGAGTTAGGTTTAACATCAGATGAAGGTAAAATGGGAACACTACGTGATGCTATTGAATCTGCAGATGCGAGTTTGGCTACATTACAGGAGCATTCGTTCACTGCCATTACTGATGCAGAAGACGCATCAATCACTTTAGGGTTTGTGCTCTTTAGCGTGATTGCGCTAGTGTTAATTGGTTTTACCCTGTTTATTATTCGTAGCATTATAGAGCCAGTTACTCGACTTAATATGGCAATATCCGATATTGAAAAAAATAAAGACTTAACGATTCGATGTAACGACAGTGCAAATGATGAAATAAGTCAAGTGGCTAAACATTTCAATACTATGTTGGACAGTTTTCAACAATTAATAATAGAAGTTACCGAATCTGTTGAGAGTATGACGCATTCTTGTTCAGAGTTATCTTTAAATGCGGCTAAAGCTTCTGAAGGGGTGAGTCAACAGCTTAATGAAACCGATATGGTTGCTACAGCAGTGACTGAGATGGGGGCGACGATTGAGGAAATTGCAAAGAACACTGAGCTTGCCGCTAAGCGTGCAGGTAATACTCATGATAATGCTGTAAAAGGTCAAAGTGGTGTTGAACAGACGATAGAAAAAATCCAGTCTTTGGCCGAACAGCTCAATAGCTCTGCGCAAGTTGTTGGTGAGTTGGAGAAGGACAGTCAAACAATAGGAAGTGTTTTAGATGTTATTCGTGGTATTGCAGAGCAGACTAATTTGCTTGCTCTTAATGCGGCAATAGAAGCTGCCAGAGCCGGTGAGCAAGGAAGAGGTTTTGCAGTTGTGGCTGATGAAGTGCGTAGTTTAGCGATGAGGACTCAAGAGTCAACTGAAGAAATAGCCTCAATTATAGAGACATTACAATCAAGAACCGCTTCTATAGTGAATTTAATGATCTCAACTCAAAAGCAAGGGGGTGAGAGCGCAGAGCAAGCGGCTTCTGCTGGGTCTTTACTACAGCAAATAAATTTAGATGTTACTAATATCATGGAGATGAGTACACAGATAGCGGCAGCGATAGAGGAGCAGAGTTTGGTGGCTTCTGAGGTGAATAAAAATGTGGTTATTATTCGTGACATTGCCCAGAGTTCAGCAACATCCGCCGATGAGAATGCTCAAGCTTCAAAAGAGGTTAAGACGCGTGCTGACACAGTACTTAGTGCAGTAAGTTTGTTTAAAATTTAA
- a CDS encoding outer membrane protein assembly factor BamD gives MHNFVKAVLIGLFSLAITACSSSQEDQVKASKTSPDVLYSQARTSMELGNYTKAVRSLEALDSRYPFGPHKTQVQLDLIYAYYKLDDPASGIANIDRFIRLNPTHKNIDYVYYMRGLVNMQSDNYMFHDMLNIDRTDRDPRVAQNAFKDFERLIKSYPNSKYAPDAAKRMIHLKNRLAKYSINVAEYYIKMNAWSAASTRAQSVMETFPGTPSTERALEIMSKAYGELGQTKLKENALLVMKANYPNNPAVSN, from the coding sequence ATGCATAATTTTGTTAAAGCTGTCTTGATAGGCCTGTTCTCACTGGCTATAACCGCATGTAGTAGTAGCCAAGAAGATCAAGTGAAGGCCAGTAAAACGTCTCCTGACGTGCTATATTCACAAGCTAGAACCTCTATGGAGCTAGGTAACTACACAAAAGCAGTGCGTTCTTTGGAAGCTTTAGACTCACGCTATCCATTTGGTCCGCATAAAACTCAAGTACAACTCGACCTCATCTACGCCTATTATAAACTAGATGACCCTGCTTCGGGTATAGCAAATATCGATCGATTTATCAGACTGAATCCCACACATAAAAATATCGACTATGTCTACTACATGAGAGGCTTGGTAAATATGCAATCTGACAACTATATGTTCCACGACATGTTAAATATTGACAGGACAGACCGTGACCCAAGAGTCGCTCAAAATGCATTCAAAGATTTTGAGCGTTTAATAAAGTCATACCCCAATAGCAAATACGCTCCCGATGCAGCTAAGCGAATGATACATTTAAAAAATCGTTTAGCTAAATATTCAATCAATGTCGCCGAATATTATATTAAGATGAATGCTTGGAGCGCAGCTTCAACACGAGCACAGTCTGTCATGGAAACCTTTCCAGGCACACCATCAACTGAACGAGCTTTAGAAATCATGTCTAAAGCATATGGCGAATTAGGGCAAACGAAACTGAAAGAAAACGCTCTATTAGTAATGAAAGCTAATTATCCCAACAATCCAGCAGTGTCAAACTAA
- the rluD gene encoding 23S rRNA pseudouridine(1911/1915/1917) synthase RluD: protein MTLEINLKSEITARQTGQRLDQTLAELYPDYSRTRIKEWIQSGWIYIDGVASTKPREKVLEGQVIVVEATLKEETAAKAQRIDLDIVYEDDHIIVINKQAGLVVHPGAGNQDGTLMNALLYHCPGIELVPRAGIVHRLDKDTTGLMVVAKTVEAQTHLVSALQAREITREYEAIVLGSLISGGTVDEPIDRHPTKRTHMAVVHNGKPAMTHYRVAEKFRAHTRLRLRLESGRTHQIRVHMTHIGHTLVGDPVYGGRPRPPKGVSPDLFEVYMGFKRQALHAIRLELAHPYTFEIMSWQVAVPEDMVVLTRALRQDTEDNPVVV, encoded by the coding sequence ATGACACTAGAGATTAATCTAAAAAGCGAGATAACAGCAAGACAAACAGGCCAAAGATTGGATCAAACTTTGGCAGAATTGTACCCTGATTACTCCCGCACACGTATAAAAGAGTGGATCCAATCAGGTTGGATTTACATTGATGGCGTAGCTTCAACCAAGCCAAGAGAAAAAGTTCTCGAAGGGCAAGTTATTGTTGTTGAAGCCACACTTAAAGAGGAAACAGCAGCTAAAGCTCAGCGAATTGATTTAGATATCGTGTATGAAGATGATCATATTATAGTGATCAATAAACAAGCTGGATTAGTGGTCCATCCTGGTGCAGGTAATCAAGATGGCACTTTGATGAATGCTTTGCTATATCATTGTCCAGGGATAGAATTAGTACCACGTGCTGGTATTGTGCATCGTTTGGATAAAGATACGACAGGACTTATGGTTGTTGCTAAAACTGTTGAAGCTCAGACCCATCTTGTTTCAGCATTGCAAGCTCGTGAGATAACACGTGAATATGAAGCCATCGTCTTAGGTTCGTTAATTTCGGGTGGCACAGTCGATGAACCTATCGATCGTCATCCCACGAAGCGTACACATATGGCTGTTGTACATAATGGTAAGCCTGCGATGACACATTATCGTGTCGCTGAAAAGTTTAGAGCGCATACTCGTTTAAGGTTGCGCCTTGAATCGGGTCGTACTCATCAAATTCGTGTGCACATGACTCATATTGGCCACACTTTAGTTGGCGATCCTGTTTATGGTGGTCGTCCTCGTCCTCCTAAAGGTGTCTCTCCTGATTTATTTGAAGTCTACATGGGCTTTAAGCGTCAGGCTTTGCATGCTATTAGACTTGAACTTGCACACCCATATACATTTGAAATTATGAGCTGGCAGGTTGCAGTTCCTGAAGATATGGTGGTGTTGACTAGAGCCTTGAGGCAAGACACTGAAGATAATCCAGTGGTTGTGTAA